One Echinicola strongylocentroti DNA window includes the following coding sequences:
- a CDS encoding TonB-dependent receptor, which produces MTRRLLLILPFIVFVLHNALSQEREKVTLKGSVIESSNGTPLPYVTVKVAHYAYAITDENGNYTVTFRRPTTEDIQVAFSLVGKQGLEKTVFINPNTNMVQVSTVSMVDHDLYMDEVEVTAQRDEENVSNSAYKIDRTAVEQARANNLSDLLQMAPGQTVLNPMLHGAQTINFRADNLSPQDELNNSFGIGLFVNGSQMTKNADMQGTNPVQGGRFDSFSKSQYNGNDFAPGDNPGGGFDLRQIPVGNVEKVELVQGVASAEYGDITEGAIILETIAGRSPLNFAVRYAGGNTNVFANKGFQLDDRNSLSVGVDYVYSNANPVDRMKSYNQINGNALWTSFFGAEKKVRNNLSITYNTNLDDFKSDPDLGSTLRNKYQRKFLSLSNKISFNYTSLVFDGVETSFSYSYGESTSETIQLINRGVTAVTGVTEEGIHEGTFTPGTYTASMRIHGKPISAGARIKFYKDFKTGTWKHHLSYGYNFSFSANRGDGRVFDPLRPVTGGSSPTSDRPYSFKDIQPELIQHGFYLQNGIKGKLADNDIHLTLGARGDVQLGFFTVSPRINARYDLGKKWAVTGAYGIQTKAPGLAHLYPGPSYQDIILLNSFNGKVNESLYLAYTHVETQNAEGIEPMLSKRHEIGLNYKSEGINLSATYFRNKNSSGLSINKIPYTALVSAYEITGYPEGQTPVYRPTGDLKTYVFTANHVMNNNFTNSYGIELMGAIPKVEALNTSFNFWATYYDTRANSLYDTFDTLSDEIKQQTDYSIAVYGPQSRQSGRLQTSFSSTYHLSQLGLMVQLRIESFLYNYSKTSKKSIRAKAYYDKDLNYIEIPEDERDNEEYDIIARKGDAAIYSENPPIAYFNAHLNLSKNINKNIRFTFFANNFLNIRPEGEQVLSSGEISAYGPLNQAPYFGMELNFKF; this is translated from the coding sequence ATGACGAGGAGACTACTACTTATATTGCCATTTATAGTTTTTGTCCTGCATAATGCTCTTTCCCAAGAACGTGAAAAAGTTACATTAAAAGGAAGTGTAATTGAATCATCAAACGGAACTCCCCTGCCTTATGTGACGGTAAAGGTAGCCCATTATGCCTATGCGATTACGGACGAAAATGGCAACTATACGGTAACGTTCAGAAGACCTACTACCGAAGATATCCAAGTGGCCTTTAGCCTTGTGGGTAAACAGGGACTGGAAAAGACCGTCTTCATAAATCCCAATACCAATATGGTACAAGTATCCACTGTCAGCATGGTAGACCATGACCTCTACATGGATGAAGTGGAAGTAACCGCACAAAGGGACGAGGAAAATGTATCCAATTCCGCCTACAAAATCGACCGTACAGCCGTAGAGCAGGCCCGAGCCAATAACCTTTCTGACCTTCTCCAAATGGCTCCCGGACAGACGGTTTTGAACCCTATGCTCCATGGAGCACAAACGATCAACTTCAGGGCAGACAATCTATCGCCCCAGGATGAATTGAACAACTCTTTTGGGATTGGACTCTTTGTCAATGGCAGCCAGATGACCAAAAATGCAGATATGCAAGGTACCAATCCGGTGCAAGGTGGCCGGTTTGATTCTTTTTCCAAATCTCAATATAACGGAAATGATTTTGCTCCGGGGGATAACCCAGGAGGTGGATTTGACCTAAGACAAATACCTGTGGGCAACGTCGAAAAGGTAGAACTGGTACAAGGAGTGGCCTCTGCAGAATACGGCGACATTACCGAAGGAGCCATTATTTTGGAGACCATTGCCGGAAGGTCCCCACTTAACTTTGCCGTGCGCTATGCTGGAGGGAATACCAATGTATTTGCCAATAAGGGCTTCCAACTGGATGATCGTAATTCCCTTTCGGTTGGGGTGGATTATGTCTACAGCAATGCCAACCCCGTAGATCGGATGAAATCCTATAACCAGATCAATGGAAATGCATTGTGGACTTCCTTCTTTGGAGCAGAAAAAAAAGTAAGGAACAACCTGAGCATTACCTATAATACAAATTTGGATGATTTTAAATCCGACCCTGATTTGGGCAGTACTTTGAGGAATAAGTACCAACGGAAATTCCTCTCTCTATCCAATAAAATCAGCTTTAATTATACTTCTTTGGTGTTTGATGGAGTGGAAACCTCTTTCAGTTATTCATACGGGGAAAGTACTTCCGAGACCATCCAATTGATCAATAGAGGTGTCACGGCGGTTACCGGTGTCACCGAAGAGGGCATCCATGAGGGTACATTTACTCCGGGGACCTATACGGCCTCTATGCGGATACATGGAAAACCCATATCTGCCGGTGCCAGAATCAAATTTTATAAAGATTTCAAAACAGGTACATGGAAACACCACCTCAGCTATGGGTACAACTTCAGTTTTAGTGCCAATAGAGGAGACGGCAGGGTGTTTGATCCGCTACGTCCAGTTACGGGAGGTTCTTCCCCAACCTCGGATCGACCCTATTCCTTTAAGGACATTCAACCAGAGCTGATCCAGCATGGTTTTTATCTTCAAAATGGGATTAAGGGAAAGTTAGCCGATAACGACATCCACCTGACCTTGGGTGCCAGAGGGGATGTACAGCTTGGGTTTTTTACCGTATCCCCACGGATCAATGCCCGTTACGATTTGGGAAAAAAATGGGCGGTCACCGGAGCCTACGGCATCCAGACCAAAGCGCCCGGCTTGGCACACCTCTACCCAGGGCCCAGCTATCAGGATATCATTCTGCTGAATTCTTTCAACGGCAAAGTCAATGAAAGCCTTTATCTGGCCTATACCCATGTGGAAACCCAAAATGCAGAGGGCATAGAACCTATGCTTTCGAAGCGCCATGAAATTGGCCTTAACTACAAATCTGAAGGTATCAACCTGTCCGCAACCTATTTCAGGAACAAGAACTCCAGTGGGTTGAGCATTAATAAAATCCCGTACACGGCCCTAGTTTCTGCATATGAAATCACCGGTTACCCGGAAGGCCAGACCCCTGTATATCGGCCCACAGGAGATTTAAAGACCTATGTCTTTACGGCAAACCATGTCATGAACAATAATTTCACCAATAGCTATGGGATTGAGCTGATGGGAGCCATTCCCAAAGTGGAAGCATTGAACACCAGCTTTAACTTTTGGGCCACCTATTACGACACAAGGGCCAATAGCCTTTACGATACATTTGATACCTTGAGTGATGAGATCAAACAGCAAACTGATTATTCCATTGCTGTATATGGACCGCAATCCAGGCAATCAGGACGTCTCCAGACCAGTTTCTCATCCACCTATCACTTGTCCCAGCTTGGGCTCATGGTCCAGCTAAGAATAGAGTCATTTCTCTACAATTACTCCAAAACCTCCAAGAAGTCCATCAGGGCAAAAGCCTATTATGACAAAGACCTCAATTATATTGAGATCCCGGAAGACGAAAGGGACAATGAAGAATATGACATCATAGCGCGTAAGGGAGATGCTGCCATTTATTCCGAAAATCCTCCCATTGCCTATTTCAATGCCCACCTTAACCTTTCCAAGAACATCAACAAAAACATCCGATTCACCTTCTTTGCCAACAATTTTCTCAATATCAGGCCAGAAGGCGAGCAAGTGTTGTCATCGGGAGAGATATCCGCCTATGGCCCACTCAATCAAGCACCTTATTTCGGAATGGAACTGAATTTTAAATTTTAA